A DNA window from Stigmatella erecta contains the following coding sequences:
- a CDS encoding type I polyketide synthase, with the protein MSEEAAVSAGQGIAIIGMAGRFPGARSVEEFWRNLCQGVEARSVLSGEELEASGVERSVWTRPDYVRAAFLMEGVELFDASLFGLNPREAEVMDPQHRLLCECAWEALERAGYGASQYRGNVGIFAGSGTNEYLRNNLAVRPDLFRSVEGMILLGNDEDCMATRAAYLLDLRGPAINVHTACSSSLVALHLACQSLRAGESDLALAGGVRINVPQRRGYVFAPDGISSPDGHCRAFDEKAEGTVSGSGGGVVVLKRLADALEDGDFIHAVILDSAINNDGASKVGFTAPSVDGQVAAISEAISMANVEPGTIQYIEAHGTGTALGDPIELAALNQVFQGLPPKSCAIGSVKTNIGHMDAAAGVAGLIKTALALQHRQIPASLHFTRPNPKIDFEGGPFYVNQTLQAWREGEAPRRAGVSSFGIGGTNAHAVLEEAPLPEEAVPGRSSQLLVLSARSKRALEEATSNLAAHLEAHPGVNLADLAYTLQVGRKRFECRRVLVCRTAGEAQQALAARDPQRLLTQTQELSTRPVAFLFPGQGAQSVDMGRGLYESEPVFRKHVDDCCERLGPKLGFDLREVLYPSEARREEASQKLLQTFVTQPALFVIEYALARLWMSLGVKPEAMIGHSLGEYVVACLAGVFSLEDALDLVAFRGQLLQKLPSGAMVSIHLSEKDVQEFLGPKVSLAAVNAPSLCVLAGPTDAMEALEAELVRRKVGHRRLHTSHAFHSAMMDPILPAFAERMQRIKLSQPRIPYVSTLTGTWITAAAATNPRYWVDHLRQPVRFGDGVDTLLAEPQRVFVEVGPGHGLSTLLRNRAGSEAARTAVSSLHRFPEAQEDRPFFLAAVGQLWLAGAEIQWPKLHADERRRRIPLPAYPFQRERYWVEPPPKAEQERAAPGERRKQADLAEWFSVPDWKRRALPAAAMRKVPPGSRWLVFLDALGIGERLVRKLEAAGAEVTCVTPGAEFTRRDERRFELAPGQQAHYRRLGEELQRTGTLPEHAVHLWGLTPERGGAADGTVVRSQQELGFYSVLFLTQALAELLGKQTLQLDVVSHGTQDVTGEEPLAPGKAMVLGLCTVIPQEHPGMRCRTLDVDLPETGDEERLSAQLFQEVSAEGRDRAVAYRGRRRWVEGYAPVRLESPAEGSGLLRERGIYLLTGGLGRVGLALAEHLAAAVHARLVLAGRSPFPDRGEWEAWLQGHPEEDDTSRKIRRLLALEQQGAEVLTVRADFSRPAEVEALLAKVQARFGGLHGVVHGAATTGTEVYLPIREADTQACERQFNSKVHGLRVLRDALRGRKLDFVLLQSSVASILGGLGFAAYAAANRFLDSLAALEAREGSSRWISVNWDGWDFGSTGPGRAPGAGQQGVLPMTAAEGVAAFQRILGGDEASNWVVSAEALEARLAAADLRKGASPQVPEKPVESAATHQRPDLPTEYVAPRDELEAEIAGIWTELLGVQQVGIHDSFFQLGGHSLLGMQLLSRIREQLQGDIPLRELFETPTVAGLAVRIVQQRALSVDDDALRLLLAEIEQAS; encoded by the coding sequence CCGTTCCGTGGAGGGGATGATCCTCCTCGGCAACGACGAGGACTGCATGGCCACGCGGGCCGCGTACCTGCTGGATCTCCGGGGACCGGCCATCAACGTCCACACGGCCTGTTCGAGTTCGCTCGTGGCGCTCCACCTCGCCTGCCAGAGCCTGCGCGCGGGCGAGTCCGATCTGGCCCTGGCCGGAGGCGTCCGCATCAACGTCCCCCAGCGCAGGGGGTACGTGTTCGCGCCGGATGGCATCTCTTCCCCCGATGGGCACTGCCGGGCCTTCGATGAGAAGGCGGAGGGCACCGTCAGTGGCTCGGGGGGAGGCGTCGTGGTGCTCAAGCGCCTGGCGGACGCGCTGGAGGACGGAGACTTCATCCACGCGGTCATCCTCGATTCGGCCATCAACAACGATGGGGCCTCGAAGGTGGGCTTCACGGCCCCCAGCGTGGACGGCCAGGTGGCGGCCATCTCCGAGGCCATCTCCATGGCCAACGTGGAGCCTGGGACGATCCAGTACATCGAGGCCCACGGGACCGGCACCGCGCTCGGAGATCCCATCGAGCTGGCCGCCCTCAACCAGGTGTTCCAGGGGCTGCCCCCCAAGTCGTGTGCCATTGGCTCCGTGAAGACCAACATCGGCCACATGGACGCGGCGGCGGGGGTCGCGGGCCTCATCAAGACGGCGCTGGCGCTTCAGCACCGCCAGATCCCGGCCAGCCTGCATTTCACCCGGCCCAACCCGAAGATCGACTTCGAGGGCGGCCCCTTCTACGTCAACCAGACCCTCCAGGCGTGGCGCGAGGGAGAGGCACCCCGGCGTGCCGGGGTCAGCTCCTTCGGCATCGGGGGCACCAATGCCCATGCCGTGCTGGAGGAGGCGCCTCTGCCCGAGGAGGCCGTTCCCGGCCGGTCCTCTCAACTGCTCGTCCTGTCCGCCCGGAGCAAGCGGGCGCTGGAGGAGGCCACCTCGAACCTGGCGGCGCACCTAGAGGCGCATCCCGGCGTGAACCTGGCGGATCTGGCCTACACCCTTCAGGTGGGCCGGAAGCGCTTCGAATGCCGGCGGGTGCTGGTCTGCCGGACCGCCGGGGAGGCACAGCAGGCACTGGCCGCGCGTGATCCGCAGCGGCTCCTCACGCAGACCCAGGAACTCTCCACCCGCCCGGTGGCCTTCCTCTTCCCCGGCCAGGGCGCGCAGTCCGTGGACATGGGGCGGGGGCTCTACGAGTCAGAGCCTGTGTTCCGCAAGCACGTGGATGATTGCTGTGAGCGGCTCGGGCCCAAGCTCGGCTTTGATCTGCGGGAGGTGCTGTACCCGTCCGAGGCGCGGCGGGAGGAGGCCAGCCAGAAGCTGCTGCAGACCTTTGTCACCCAGCCCGCGCTCTTCGTCATCGAATACGCGCTGGCCCGGCTGTGGATGTCGCTGGGCGTCAAGCCCGAGGCCATGATTGGCCACAGCCTCGGAGAGTACGTCGTGGCCTGCCTGGCAGGGGTGTTCTCGCTCGAGGATGCGCTGGACCTGGTGGCCTTCCGCGGACAGCTCCTGCAGAAGCTGCCCAGTGGGGCGATGGTCTCCATCCACCTGTCCGAGAAGGACGTGCAGGAGTTCCTGGGACCCAAGGTCTCGCTCGCCGCGGTCAATGCCCCCTCGCTCTGTGTGCTCGCGGGGCCCACGGACGCGATGGAGGCGCTGGAGGCGGAGCTCGTCCGCCGGAAGGTGGGGCACCGCCGGCTGCATACCTCGCATGCCTTTCACTCGGCGATGATGGACCCCATCCTCCCGGCCTTCGCCGAGCGGATGCAGCGGATCAAGCTTTCGCAGCCCCGCATCCCGTACGTCTCCACCTTGACGGGGACCTGGATCACGGCGGCGGCGGCTACAAATCCGCGTTACTGGGTGGATCACCTGCGGCAGCCCGTGCGCTTTGGCGACGGCGTGGACACGCTGCTCGCGGAGCCCCAGCGGGTCTTCGTGGAGGTGGGCCCTGGACATGGGCTGAGCACCTTGCTCCGGAACCGGGCCGGTTCCGAGGCTGCGCGGACCGCCGTCTCCTCCCTGCACCGCTTCCCGGAAGCGCAGGAGGATCGTCCCTTCTTCCTGGCCGCGGTGGGACAGCTGTGGCTCGCGGGCGCGGAGATCCAATGGCCGAAGCTGCACGCGGACGAACGGCGGAGGCGCATTCCCCTGCCGGCCTATCCCTTCCAGCGCGAGCGGTACTGGGTCGAGCCGCCGCCGAAGGCGGAGCAGGAGCGCGCCGCGCCCGGTGAGCGGCGGAAGCAGGCCGATCTCGCGGAGTGGTTCTCTGTGCCGGACTGGAAGCGCCGGGCCCTGCCGGCCGCGGCGATGCGCAAGGTCCCGCCTGGCTCCCGCTGGCTGGTGTTTCTGGACGCTCTGGGCATTGGCGAGCGGCTGGTGCGGAAGCTGGAGGCCGCGGGCGCGGAGGTCACCTGCGTCACCCCCGGCGCGGAGTTCACGCGGAGGGACGAGCGGCGGTTCGAGCTGGCACCGGGACAGCAGGCCCATTACCGGCGGCTGGGGGAGGAACTCCAGCGCACGGGCACGCTGCCCGAGCATGCCGTCCACTTGTGGGGGCTCACCCCGGAGCGGGGCGGAGCGGCCGATGGGACCGTGGTGCGAAGCCAGCAGGAGCTTGGCTTTTACAGCGTGCTCTTCCTGACGCAGGCGCTCGCGGAGCTCCTGGGGAAACAGACGCTGCAGCTCGACGTGGTGTCGCACGGCACTCAGGACGTCACCGGCGAGGAGCCCCTGGCTCCCGGAAAAGCCATGGTGCTGGGGCTCTGCACGGTGATTCCGCAGGAGCACCCGGGGATGCGCTGCCGGACGCTCGATGTCGACCTGCCCGAGACGGGGGACGAGGAGCGGCTGAGCGCGCAGCTCTTCCAGGAGGTGAGCGCGGAGGGGCGTGACCGCGCGGTGGCGTACCGCGGGCGCCGGCGCTGGGTGGAAGGGTACGCGCCGGTGCGGCTCGAAAGCCCGGCCGAGGGCTCTGGGCTTCTGCGCGAGCGCGGCATCTACCTGCTCACGGGAGGACTGGGACGGGTGGGACTCGCGCTGGCCGAGCACCTCGCGGCGGCGGTCCATGCCCGGCTGGTGCTCGCCGGGAGATCTCCCTTCCCGGACCGGGGGGAGTGGGAGGCGTGGCTTCAGGGCCATCCGGAGGAGGACGACACCTCCCGGAAGATCCGGCGGCTGTTGGCCCTGGAGCAGCAGGGAGCGGAGGTGTTGACCGTCCGCGCGGACTTCTCGCGGCCCGCGGAGGTGGAGGCATTGCTGGCGAAGGTGCAGGCGCGCTTTGGTGGGCTGCACGGTGTGGTGCATGGCGCGGCCACCACCGGCACCGAGGTGTACCTTCCGATCCGCGAGGCGGACACGCAGGCGTGCGAGCGTCAGTTCAACTCCAAGGTGCACGGGTTGCGGGTCCTGCGGGATGCGCTGCGGGGGCGGAAGCTCGACTTCGTCTTGCTGCAGTCCTCGGTGGCCTCGATCCTGGGCGGCCTTGGCTTCGCGGCCTACGCCGCGGCGAACCGCTTCCTGGACTCCCTGGCGGCCCTGGAGGCCCGCGAGGGCTCCTCCCGCTGGATCAGCGTGAACTGGGACGGCTGGGACTTCGGGAGCACGGGGCCCGGACGGGCGCCGGGGGCTGGACAGCAGGGGGTCTTGCCCATGACCGCCGCGGAGGGCGTTGCGGCGTTCCAGCGCATCCTGGGCGGGGATGAGGCGTCGAACTGGGTGGTCTCGGCGGAGGCGCTCGAAGCCCGGTTGGCGGCGGCGGACCTGCGGAAGGGGGCGTCTCCGCAAGTCCCGGAGAAGCCCGTGGAGTCCGCGGCCACGCACCAGCGGCCGGACCTGCCCACGGAGTACGTGGCCCCCCGCGATGAACTCGAAGCCGAGATCGCGGGAATCTGGACGGAGCTGTTGGGAGTCCAGCAGGTGGGCATTCACGACTCCTTCTTCCAGCTTGGAGGCCACTCCCTGCTCGGGATGCAGCTCCTGTCGCGGATTCGTGAACAGCTCCAGGGGGACATTCCCCTGCGGGAGCTGTTCGAGACCCCCACGGTCGCTGGACTCGCGGTGCGTATCGTCCAGCAGCGGGCCCTCAGCGTGGATGATGACGCGCTGCGCTTGCTGCTGGCGGAGATCGAGCAGGCCAGCTAG